The genomic window CAATCCGCCGTATTCCATCAAGTGGGCGGGCGACAGTAATCCCCTGCTCATCAACGACCCGCGCTTCGCGCCTGCGGGCGTGCTTGCACCGAAAGGCTACGCCGACCTCGCCTTCACGATGCACATCCTCAGTTGGCTTGCTGTCAACGGCACGGCGGCCATCGTCGAGTATCCCGGGGTGCTGTATCGCGGCGGTGCGGAGCAGAAGATTCGTCAGTACCTGATCGACAACAACTACCTCGACACCGTCATCCAGCTGCCGCCAGACCTGTTCTTCGGCACGACGACAGAGACCTGCATCATCGTGCTGAAGAAGTCCAAGCACGACAACAGGACGTTGTTCATCGATGCCGGCAGCGAATTCGTGCGCAACGGCAACAAGAACAAACTCACGGACAGCAATCAGCAGAGGATTCTCAAGGCCTTTGTCAATCGCAAGGATGTCGAGCACTTCGCCAAGCTGGTAGAAAACGGCGATATTGCCGGGAACAGCTACAAGATCACGGTTTCGTCCTACGTCGATCAGCCGGACACCACCGAGGCGGTGGACATCAAGGCGCTCAACGTCCAGATCGCCCGCATCGTGGCGCGGCAGGCGGAACTGCGAACGCAGATCGACGCCATCGTCGCCGATCTTGAAGGAGAGCAGGTATGAGCCGCGTTGATCGCCTGATCGCCGAGCTCTGCCAGGACGGCATCGAATTCAAGGCGCTCGGAGACATCGCTGAGCTGGTTCGTGGCAACGGGATGCCCAAATCAGACTTCACGGAGGCCGGCGTCGGTTGCATCCACTACGGACAGATTTACACGCACTACGGCGTCTGGGCGACCGAAACCATTTCCTTCGTTGCGCCGGAAACCGCCGCGCCACTCGCCAAGGTTGCTACCGGCGATCTGATCATCACCAATACCAGCGAAAACGTCGAGGACGTGTGCAAAGCGGTCGCGTGGCTCGGTGAATCGCAGATCGTCACCGGCGGCCACGCCACGGTGATCAAGCACGGGCAAGACCCGAAGTACCTTTCGTACTACTTCCGGACGCCTGATTTTCTCGCCCAGAAAAAGAGGCAGGCCACGGGCACAAAGGTCATCGACGTGTCGGCCAAGAGCCTTGCGAAGATTCGTGTTCCCGTTCCGCCGCTGGCAGTCCAGCGCGAAATCGTGAAAGTGCTTGACACTTTCACCAAGCTGGAGGCGGAGCTGGAGGCGGAGCTGGAGGCGGAGCTGGAGGCGGAGCTGGAGGCGGAGCTGGAGGCGCATCGGCGGCAGTACAAGTACTACCGCGACGCGCTTTTGACGTTCGGCGAACGCACGAACGCTGACGCAAGCAAGCAAGCAAGCAAGCAAGCAAGCAAGCAAGCAAGCAAGCAAGCAAGCAAGGTGGACGACGTTGAGTGAAATTAGTTCAAATATTTCGTCAGGCGGCACACCGCTGTCCACTCGTGCCGACTACTACGGTGGTGATATTCCATGGCTTCGCACTCAGGAAGTCGATTACTCGGACATCCATTCAACCAGCGTGACAATCACCGACGCAGGGCTGAAAAACTCGGCCGCGAAGTGGGTTCCTGCGAATAGCGTCATCGTTGCGATCTCCGGTGCGGGCGTCACGCGGGGCCGCGTTGCAGTAAACAAGGTTCCACTGACGACGAACCAACACTGCTGCAACATGGAAATTGACCCCGCGCAGGCGCACTACAGGTTCGTCTATCACTGGCTCGTCAATCAGTACGACGACCTGCGGTCTCACGGCCACGGGAACCGCTCCGACCTGAACATCGGAATCATCAAGGCATATCCGATTCCTGTCCCTCCGCTTGATGAACAGGAACGCATCGCCGCCATCCTCGACAAGTTCGACGCGCTGGTGAACGACCTCTCCTCCGGCCTGCCCGCCGAAATCAAGGCTCGCCGCCAGCAGTACGAACATTACCGCGACCGCCTGCTCACCTTCCGGGAGGCGGCGTGAGCGAAGACCTCAAGCCCTCCCGCTACGAACCGATTGCGCTTTCCAACGAGAGCACCGTCGTCGCGGAATTCGTGCGCCCAGATGAAGTACGCGAAGAACGCTACCAGTCCGAAGCGGAGCTTGAACGCGACTTCATCGCGCGGTTGCAGGTGCAGGCTTACGAATACCTTCGCATCGGTAGCGAGGCCGACCTGATCGCCAACCTGCGCCGCCAGTTGGAGGCGCTGAACAGGATCACCTTCAGCGATAAGGAATGGCAGCAGGTCTTCGGCGAGAAGATCGCCGGAGCCAACGACGGCATCATCGAGAAAACCGCGCGTATCCAGGAAGACCATGTGCAGGTGCTCAAGCGCGACGACGGCAGCACCAAGAACATTTACCTGATCGACAAGCAGAGCATCCACAACAACCGCTTGCAGGTCATCAACCAGTACGAGGTCGAGGGCAAGCGCGCCAACCGTTACGACGTGACCGTGCTGGTCAACGGTCTGCCGATGGTGCACATCGAGTTGAAGCGCCGGGGCGTGGATATCCGCGAGGCGTTCAACCAGATCGACCGCTATCAGCGCGACAGCTTCTGGGCCGGCTCCGGCCTGTTCGAGTATGTGCAGTTGTTCGTCATCAGCAACGGCACGCTGACCAAGTACTACAGCAACACCGTGCGCGATGGCCACCTGGCCGAACAGCGCGGGCGGCGCGACCGCAAGAAGACCTCCAACAGCTTTTCCTTCACTTCGTGGTGGGCCGATGCGAAGAACCAGCCCATCACCGAACTGGCCGACTTCACCAAGACCTTCTTCGCCAAGCACGCACTGCTGAACGTGCTCACGCGCTACTGCGTGTTCGACGTGGATCGGAAACTGCTGGTGATGCGTCCCTACCAGATCGTCGCGGCGGAGCGCATCCTGCAACGCATCGCCACGGCCACCAATCACCGGCAACTGGGCACGGTGGCGGCGGGTGGCTACATCTGGCACACCACGGGCAGTGGCAAGACGCTGACCAGCTTCAAGGCAGCGCAACTGGCTCGCGGGCTGCCGGAGATCGACAAGGTGCTGTTCGTGGTGGACCGCAAGGATCTGGACTACCAGACCATGCGCGAATACGAACGCTTCGAGAAGGGTGCGGCCAATTCCAATACCTCGACGGCGGTGCTGCAAAAGCAACTGGAGGATGCGAACGCGCGCATCATCATCACCACGATCCAGAAGCTCAGCCGCTTCGTCATCAAGAACAAGAAGCATCCGGTCTACGACGCGGATGTAGTGGTGATCTTCGACGAATGCCACCGCAGCCAGTTCGGCGATATGCACGAGGAAATCACCCGGTCGTTCAAGCGCTATCACCTATTCGGATTCACCGGCACGCCGATCTTCGCCGACAACGCCGGCACGGGCGGCAACCCGAAGCTGCGCACCACGGAGCAGGCGTTCGGCGACAAGCTGCACACCTACACCATCGTCGACGCGATCAACGACAAGAACGTGTTGCCGTTCCGCATCGACTACATCAACACCATCAAGACCGCGCCGAACGTGCGCGACAAGCAGGTGTCGGCCATCGACACGGAACGGGCGCTGCTCGCGCCGGAGCGCATCACGCAGATCGCAGCCTACATCCGCGAGCACTTCGACCAGAA from Burkholderiaceae bacterium includes these protein-coding regions:
- a CDS encoding type I restriction endonuclease subunit R, yielding MSEDLKPSRYEPIALSNESTVVAEFVRPDEVREERYQSEAELERDFIARLQVQAYEYLRIGSEADLIANLRRQLEALNRITFSDKEWQQVFGEKIAGANDGIIEKTARIQEDHVQVLKRDDGSTKNIYLIDKQSIHNNRLQVINQYEVEGKRANRYDVTVLVNGLPMVHIELKRRGVDIREAFNQIDRYQRDSFWAGSGLFEYVQLFVISNGTLTKYYSNTVRDGHLAEQRGRRDRKKTSNSFSFTSWWADAKNQPITELADFTKTFFAKHALLNVLTRYCVFDVDRKLLVMRPYQIVAAERILQRIATATNHRQLGTVAAGGYIWHTTGSGKTLTSFKAAQLARGLPEIDKVLFVVDRKDLDYQTMREYERFEKGAANSNTSTAVLQKQLEDANARIIITTIQKLSRFVIKNKKHPVYDADVVVIFDECHRSQFGDMHEEITRSFKRYHLFGFTGTPIFADNAGTGGNPKLRTTEQAFGDKLHTYTIVDAINDKNVLPFRIDYINTIKTAPNVRDKQVSAIDTERALLAPERITQIAAYIREHFDQKTKRSASYRHGGKRLNGFNSLFATASIDAAKRYYTEFASQQKDIPPAQRLKIGLIYSFAANEDVDGLLEEEEFETEGLDQGSRDFLDAAIKDYNDLFATNFDTSADKFQNYYKDLSQRLKNRELDLVIVINMFLTGFDATTLNTLWVDKNLRAHGLIQAYSRTNRILNSVKTYGNIVSFRNLEDATNDALALFGNKDAKGIVLLKPYGDYYAEYQKKVAELVALFPLGKAITGEAAQKAFIKLFGSILRLRNILTSFDDFAGNEILSDRDFQDYQSLYLNLYAEFRSASEAEKETINDDVVFEIELIKQVEINVDYILMLVERYLKAKGTGKDKEIHATIERAINSSPSLRNKKDLIEAFVDSVSPKAKVDAEWQAFIVRKKAEELDRIIADEGLNADETKAFVDNAFRDGAIPATGTAITKILPPVSRFSKNNNHSAKKQTVLDKLAAFFERYFGLA